A genomic region of Fodinisporobacter ferrooxydans contains the following coding sequences:
- a CDS encoding substrate-binding domain-containing protein: protein MKKHLVKNIGVTIAVTSMMATLLVGCGSSATTTQNSSNKNSNQQSGTSSKKLKIGFSVYGLKAEFANLLKNSMEKEAKAKGVDLLVMDGNYSANTAISQLQNLATEKVNAIIVDPIDANALNNTVNQIVDQGIPVIGVNAKMTAQKLTSYVGSPDVKAGEMEAEQMAKALNGKGNIVILDGPIGQSAQIERKQGIFNVLKKYPEIHVLAEKTANWSRAEGLTLMENWLQAFSGKINGVIGENDEMALGAEKALQEKNLKLPVVGVDGVKDALTAVKDGKQIASIYQNAIAQGKKSLDVAVEAAQGKKIDKNYDIPFELVTKDNVDKYLNGTN, encoded by the coding sequence ATGAAAAAACATTTGGTTAAGAACATCGGGGTTACTATTGCTGTTACATCGATGATGGCAACACTATTAGTCGGCTGCGGATCGTCAGCAACTACTACACAAAACTCTTCTAATAAAAACTCAAATCAGCAGTCGGGTACAAGTTCAAAGAAACTAAAAATAGGTTTCTCAGTATATGGACTAAAAGCTGAATTTGCAAATTTGCTAAAAAATTCCATGGAAAAAGAAGCTAAAGCAAAAGGTGTAGACTTACTTGTTATGGATGGGAACTACAGCGCGAACACGGCAATTTCACAATTACAAAACTTAGCAACAGAGAAAGTGAATGCTATCATAGTTGATCCGATTGATGCAAATGCATTAAATAATACAGTTAATCAAATTGTAGATCAAGGAATACCGGTGATTGGTGTTAACGCCAAAATGACCGCTCAGAAGTTAACATCATATGTAGGTTCGCCCGATGTAAAAGCCGGTGAAATGGAAGCGGAACAAATGGCAAAAGCTTTGAATGGAAAAGGAAACATCGTTATTTTAGATGGGCCGATCGGACAGTCAGCACAAATTGAGCGCAAGCAAGGTATTTTTAATGTTTTGAAGAAGTATCCAGAAATCCATGTTTTGGCTGAAAAAACAGCGAACTGGTCTCGTGCAGAAGGATTGACTCTCATGGAAAACTGGTTACAAGCTTTTTCAGGAAAAATTAATGGTGTGATTGGTGAAAATGACGAAATGGCTCTAGGTGCAGAAAAGGCATTGCAAGAAAAGAATTTAAAATTACCGGTCGTAGGTGTTGATGGTGTAAAGGACGCATTAACTGCTGTTAAAGATGGAAAACAAATAGCAAGTATTTATCAGAATGCGATTGCACAAGGCAAAAAATCATTGGATGTTGCCGTTGAAGCAGCACAAGGAAAGAAAATTGATAAAAATTACGATATTCCTTTTGAATTAGTTACAAAAGATAATGTAGACAAATACTTAAATGGTACTAACTAG
- a CDS encoding ABC transporter permease — MEVVQEKSKNLNTKLESGVRLKNFFFNYGIIFAFIFLFVILSILSNSFLTFENIINVLRQISINAILAIGATFVILTAGIDLSVGSIVALAGIVTATFAQSGHSNLIISIVMGLAVGLFVGFINGFVTAKWKVAPFITTLGMMAVARGATFVYTGGQPVANLSQSFLQIGGGDIAKIPLPVIITVVVSIIFMVLLYKTKFGRYVYAIGGNENAAKISGIKVDKVKIWVYSISGLLAGLAGIILTSRVSSGLPQAGDGYELDAIAAVVIGGTSLMGGKGRLWGSLIGALLIGVLNNGLDLLNVSSYWQQIVKGCIIVAAVMIERKK; from the coding sequence GTGGAAGTAGTACAAGAAAAATCAAAAAATTTAAATACAAAGCTTGAAAGTGGAGTTCGTTTAAAGAATTTCTTTTTCAATTACGGGATTATCTTTGCTTTTATTTTTTTGTTTGTAATCTTATCAATCTTAAGTAATAGTTTTTTGACTTTTGAAAATATCATAAATGTGCTTCGTCAGATTTCCATTAACGCGATACTCGCAATCGGCGCAACATTTGTAATTCTAACAGCGGGAATTGATTTATCAGTTGGGTCGATTGTTGCACTGGCCGGTATTGTAACAGCTACATTCGCCCAAAGTGGACATTCCAATTTAATTATATCTATAGTCATGGGACTTGCGGTTGGGCTTTTTGTAGGTTTCATAAATGGATTTGTAACTGCTAAATGGAAGGTAGCACCTTTTATAACAACACTCGGAATGATGGCAGTAGCGAGAGGTGCAACATTTGTTTATACGGGTGGTCAGCCGGTAGCGAACCTTAGCCAAAGCTTTTTACAAATTGGCGGCGGAGATATTGCAAAAATTCCATTACCAGTAATTATCACCGTAGTTGTTTCCATTATCTTCATGGTTTTGCTATACAAAACGAAATTTGGACGATACGTTTATGCAATTGGCGGAAATGAAAACGCAGCCAAAATATCCGGAATTAAAGTTGATAAGGTTAAGATTTGGGTGTATTCCATCAGCGGTTTACTAGCCGGATTGGCCGGGATTATTTTAACATCTCGTGTATCTTCCGGTTTGCCACAAGCGGGTGACGGTTATGAATTGGACGCCATCGCAGCCGTAGTAATTGGTGGAACCAGCTTAATGGGTGGTAAAGGTAGACTTTGGGGGTCGCTAATTGGTGCGTTGTTAATCGGAGTCTTGAATAACGGATTGGATTTGTTGAACGTTTCCTCCTATTGGCAACAGATCGTCAAGGGATGCATTATCGTAGCTGCTGTTATGATTGAACGTAAAAAATAA
- a CDS encoding sugar ABC transporter ATP-binding protein: MENQVILEMNRITKSFPGVQALKDVTLKVRKGTVHALMGENGAGKSTLMKILAGIYQPDTGEILFNGESIKLKEPKDALVKGISMIHQELSPVLEMTIGENIFLGREPINPGTRFVNYKKMYQKASKLLESIGLSLNPRMKMNQLSVAEMQMVEIVKAISYDSQIIIMDEPTSAITDREVDRLFEIINILKKQDKAIIYISHKMDEIFKISDEITVFRDGNHIATKPAKALNNEILITMMVGRSLTEMYPKKEAFYVKETVFSVKDLSVNGKFRSVSFDLKKGEILGIAGLMGSGRTEVFEAVFGLTALVQGEIYIEGKKVNIKSPIDAIKQGLAFVTEDRKGQGLFLPMSVKANITMASLDQISNLSFIDQKEEGSLVDQFIAKLKVKSFSPEQIVETLSGGNQQKVVLAKWLLRQPKILILDEPTRGIDVGAKNEIYKLMTQLVQEGMSIIMISSEMPEVLGMSDRIIVFHEGTVAGELTRDDATQEKILSYATGHLMEVL, translated from the coding sequence ATGGAAAACCAGGTGATTCTAGAAATGAATAGAATTACAAAGTCATTTCCAGGAGTACAGGCTTTAAAAGATGTTACGTTAAAAGTTCGTAAAGGAACTGTACATGCCTTGATGGGAGAAAATGGGGCAGGGAAATCAACTTTGATGAAGATTCTCGCTGGTATTTATCAACCCGATACTGGAGAAATTTTATTTAATGGAGAATCTATTAAACTCAAAGAGCCGAAGGATGCTTTGGTAAAAGGTATCAGTATGATTCACCAAGAATTAAGCCCTGTTTTAGAAATGACAATTGGTGAGAATATATTTTTGGGTCGTGAGCCAATAAACCCAGGAACGAGATTTGTAAATTATAAAAAAATGTATCAGAAAGCTTCGAAGTTATTAGAAAGTATTGGTTTATCTTTGAATCCTCGAATGAAAATGAATCAGCTTAGTGTAGCTGAAATGCAAATGGTGGAGATCGTAAAAGCGATTTCGTACGATTCACAAATCATCATTATGGATGAACCTACCTCCGCTATTACGGATCGTGAAGTAGATCGGTTATTTGAAATCATCAACATTTTAAAGAAGCAAGATAAAGCAATCATTTACATCTCTCATAAAATGGATGAAATTTTTAAAATATCCGATGAGATTACCGTCTTTCGGGATGGTAATCATATTGCTACCAAACCTGCAAAGGCATTAAATAATGAGATCTTAATTACAATGATGGTTGGAAGAAGCTTAACAGAAATGTATCCGAAAAAAGAAGCCTTTTATGTTAAAGAAACAGTATTTTCTGTTAAAGATCTTTCTGTTAATGGGAAATTTAGAAGTGTAAGTTTTGATTTAAAAAAAGGTGAAATTTTAGGGATTGCAGGTCTAATGGGCTCTGGTAGGACGGAAGTGTTTGAGGCAGTCTTTGGTCTTACAGCATTGGTTCAGGGAGAGATATATATTGAAGGGAAAAAAGTGAATATCAAGTCCCCGATCGATGCTATAAAGCAAGGATTAGCGTTTGTTACAGAAGATCGTAAAGGACAGGGATTGTTTCTCCCTATGTCAGTAAAGGCAAATATTACTATGGCTTCATTAGATCAAATCTCAAATTTGAGTTTTATTGATCAAAAGGAGGAAGGTTCTTTAGTCGATCAATTCATAGCAAAATTAAAGGTTAAGTCATTTTCACCAGAACAAATTGTTGAAACATTAAGCGGCGGCAATCAACAAAAGGTCGTTTTGGCAAAGTGGTTGCTCAGACAACCAAAGATTCTAATTTTGGATGAACCGACTCGGGGTATTGATGTAGGTGCAAAAAATGAGATCTATAAACTGATGACACAACTCGTCCAAGAAGGTATGTCGATCATCATGATTTCATCGGAAATGCCAGAGGTTCTTGGTATGAGCGACAGAATCATAGTCTTTCACGAAGGAACAGTTGCAGGCGAATTAACAAGGGATGACGCGACACAAGAAAAAATTCTTTCCTATGCAACTGGGCATTTAATGGAGGTGCTTTAA
- a CDS encoding LacI family DNA-binding transcriptional regulator has translation MELKLPTVHDVAKEAKVSIATVSHVLNGKKGVSERTRELVLDTVKRLGYSPNEAARSLKAGSSKLIGLVVPDQNPFFTEVLKGMQEECQKYDCQVVVANSEENEAKQKELLDLLLAHRVNGVIVAPVNTKLSSMDFFNRIPVILLDREISNLDIPSVRTDNIQGSRLATSHLIQHGHRHIGIILASPGISTTRQRFFGYIKSLEENGIEIDERLIVYGGSYAGTQSQINGGYECVHQLMSLTPRPTAIIASNYLLTVGALKALKELSIKIPDECAFIGFDDQPWQEILTPELTVISQPTFEIGKSAVQLLFSQRKEKTITLPLELVIRKSCGC, from the coding sequence ATGGAATTAAAATTACCAACTGTCCACGATGTAGCGAAAGAAGCAAAAGTATCAATCGCCACAGTTTCGCATGTGTTGAATGGTAAAAAAGGGGTTAGTGAAAGAACAAGAGAATTAGTGTTAGATACTGTTAAACGTTTAGGCTATTCTCCGAATGAAGCTGCAAGGAGTTTAAAAGCCGGATCAAGTAAATTGATTGGGTTAGTGGTGCCGGATCAAAATCCCTTTTTTACAGAAGTGCTAAAAGGTATGCAAGAAGAATGCCAAAAATATGACTGTCAGGTTGTGGTAGCGAATTCTGAAGAAAATGAGGCAAAGCAAAAAGAGCTTCTCGATTTATTATTGGCACATCGTGTCAATGGAGTTATTGTAGCTCCGGTGAATACGAAATTAAGCAGTATGGATTTTTTCAATCGAATACCCGTCATATTGCTGGACCGAGAAATATCGAACCTAGATATACCATCTGTCCGTACAGATAATATTCAAGGGAGTCGATTGGCCACAAGTCATTTAATTCAACATGGTCATAGGCATATTGGAATTATTTTGGCTTCACCTGGTATAAGTACAACGCGTCAAAGGTTTTTTGGTTATATCAAATCTCTGGAGGAAAATGGAATTGAAATCGACGAAAGGCTCATTGTGTATGGAGGCAGCTATGCAGGGACGCAATCACAAATTAATGGTGGGTATGAATGTGTACACCAACTGATGTCACTAACACCAAGGCCAACTGCGATCATTGCCAGCAATTATTTGCTTACCGTTGGGGCGCTGAAAGCGCTAAAGGAGTTGTCTATTAAAATTCCAGATGAATGCGCTTTTATAGGTTTTGATGACCAACCTTGGCAAGAAATTTTAACTCCCGAATTAACGGTTATTTCTCAACCGACTTTTGAAATTGGTAAATCTGCCGTTCAATTACTTTTCTCTCAAAGAAAAGAAAAAACGATAACTTTACCTTTGGAATTAGTGATACGTAAATCATGTGGTTGTTAG
- a CDS encoding SDR family oxidoreductase: MSFQGYDKNFNITEKVAIVTGGASGIGKAISELYLEKGAKVAIFDLKEDVKEVAKQLNEENAIGVKCDVTNNESMDRAISIVREHFGKIDILVNCAGIVLLDDAENISDAFWQKTIDINLTGSFKMCQKAGNVMIEQGNGGKIINLASQAAIIALDNHVAYCASKAAILAMTKVLAYEWAQFDIKVNAISPTVILTELGKKAWAGEKGEKAKKDIPLGRFGYPEEVAAIALFLAADATNLMTGENIVIDGGNTIK, encoded by the coding sequence ATGAGCTTTCAAGGATACGATAAAAATTTCAATATTACAGAAAAAGTAGCTATTGTAACAGGTGGGGCAAGCGGAATTGGAAAAGCTATCTCAGAATTATACTTGGAGAAGGGTGCAAAAGTTGCGATTTTTGACCTGAAAGAGGATGTAAAAGAGGTAGCTAAGCAATTGAATGAAGAAAATGCTATCGGTGTAAAATGCGATGTTACCAATAATGAAAGTATGGATCGTGCTATCTCGATCGTTAGAGAACACTTCGGGAAGATTGATATATTAGTGAACTGTGCTGGAATTGTATTACTTGACGATGCTGAAAATATTTCTGATGCTTTTTGGCAAAAAACAATTGATATTAACTTAACTGGCTCATTCAAAATGTGCCAAAAAGCCGGTAATGTAATGATAGAGCAGGGTAATGGCGGAAAGATTATTAACCTTGCTTCCCAAGCAGCCATTATTGCATTGGATAATCATGTAGCTTATTGTGCAAGCAAAGCTGCAATTCTGGCAATGACGAAGGTCCTAGCTTATGAATGGGCTCAATTTGACATTAAAGTAAACGCTATCTCACCTACAGTCATTTTAACTGAGTTGGGCAAAAAGGCGTGGGCCGGAGAGAAAGGCGAAAAGGCGAAAAAAGACATCCCGCTTGGACGTTTTGGATATCCGGAGGAAGTTGCAGCTATTGCCTTATTCTTGGCAGCCGATGCAACAAACTTAATGACAGGCGAGAATATTGTTATCGATGGTGGTAATACAATTAAATAG
- a CDS encoding DeoR/GlpR family DNA-binding transcription regulator, which translates to MDKLFSDERRALIIKELSENLRASVADLSKKLNVTEATIRSDLKYLENKNLIRRTHGGAIILEDMNELSFSNRRSQYTEEKQKIAVIAMDYIEDHDFLLLDASSTCLELAKLLKNSDFNLTVMTNGLFAAQELVESPSINVILIGGVLRNTNSIEGLMGSSMLDQVFPGKFFFSARALTKNGDLMDFDLYEVELKNLMFQKSTNRYCLLDHSKFDSSSVGRFGTLHETNILLTDKNVPNEFYDKFPNLLVKYPENSKE; encoded by the coding sequence ATGGATAAATTGTTCTCGGATGAGAGACGAGCATTAATCATAAAGGAGCTTTCGGAAAATTTACGTGCATCAGTAGCGGATTTATCCAAAAAATTAAATGTTACTGAAGCTACAATACGCTCGGATTTAAAATATCTCGAGAATAAAAACTTAATTCGGAGAACGCATGGCGGTGCAATTATACTTGAGGATATGAACGAATTAAGTTTTTCAAACAGACGCTCCCAATATACGGAGGAAAAGCAAAAAATTGCTGTAATAGCAATGGATTATATAGAGGACCATGATTTTTTATTGCTTGATGCAAGTTCTACGTGTTTAGAATTAGCGAAGTTACTTAAAAATTCCGATTTTAATCTTACAGTAATGACAAACGGACTATTTGCCGCCCAAGAGTTAGTGGAGAGTCCGTCAATCAATGTTATTTTAATCGGAGGAGTTCTTAGAAATACGAACAGCATCGAAGGGCTTATGGGGAGTTCTATGTTGGACCAAGTGTTTCCTGGAAAATTCTTCTTTTCAGCAAGGGCATTGACGAAAAACGGTGATCTCATGGATTTTGATTTGTATGAAGTAGAACTTAAAAATCTGATGTTTCAAAAAAGCACAAATCGGTATTGTTTATTGGATCACTCCAAGTTTGATTCTTCGTCAGTTGGGAGATTTGGTACATTACACGAGACAAATATATTATTGACGGATAAAAATGTTCCAAATGAATTTTATGATAAGTTCCCTAATCTACTCGTAAAATATCCTGAAAACTCGAAAGAATAG
- the tal gene encoding transaldolase, whose product MNPIQQLNQFGQSVWYDNVQRDLIDSGEMQKLIELGVTGVTSNPTILERAITSSTAYDKDILRAVNDGKTLNDIYDSLVFDDIQRVADLLLPVYQNSFGADGYVSIEVPPTLAANTEETIKEGQRIFSALNRPNIMIKVPATPEGIPAIRTLISKGINVNVTLIFSVSEYEKVIEAYLLGLEDRLARGESVKVASVASFFISRVDSSVDPAIDELQLDPAFLGKAAIANAKLAYRLFQEQFTSERFNRLKVSGAFVQRPLWASTSTKNPNYPELLYVSPLVGPDSVNTMPPKTLEAVLSKGNFCSTLEEGISEAKQILTILEQNGISISKVTDKLLNEGVTLFEESFENLMGNLKSKAESIRSSRTFA is encoded by the coding sequence ATGAATCCGATACAACAACTGAATCAGTTCGGACAAAGCGTTTGGTATGATAATGTACAACGTGATTTGATAGATTCAGGGGAAATGCAGAAGCTGATTGAACTTGGAGTTACTGGAGTTACATCAAATCCAACGATTCTCGAGCGGGCAATTACCAGTTCTACCGCTTATGACAAGGATATTTTGCGTGCAGTGAATGATGGAAAAACACTTAACGATATCTATGATAGTTTGGTATTTGATGATATTCAGCGGGTTGCGGATTTACTGCTTCCAGTGTACCAAAATTCGTTTGGAGCAGACGGATATGTCAGTATCGAAGTTCCTCCAACTCTGGCAGCCAATACTGAAGAAACGATTAAAGAAGGGCAAAGGATCTTTTCTGCGCTCAATCGGCCTAACATTATGATTAAAGTGCCAGCTACTCCTGAAGGTATTCCTGCAATCCGTACGTTAATCAGTAAAGGAATAAACGTTAATGTAACATTGATTTTCAGCGTATCGGAATACGAAAAAGTCATTGAAGCCTATTTGTTGGGGCTTGAGGATCGATTAGCACGAGGCGAATCGGTAAAAGTCGCATCAGTAGCCAGCTTTTTTATTAGTCGGGTGGACAGTTCGGTCGATCCGGCCATTGATGAGTTGCAACTCGATCCAGCATTTCTTGGTAAAGCAGCAATCGCAAACGCGAAATTGGCATACCGTTTATTCCAAGAACAATTTACCAGCGAAAGATTTAATCGCCTTAAAGTGAGTGGAGCATTCGTGCAACGTCCATTATGGGCATCTACCAGTACCAAGAATCCGAACTATCCCGAATTACTCTATGTCAGTCCTCTCGTGGGTCCGGACTCAGTGAATACGATGCCGCCAAAAACTTTAGAAGCAGTTTTAAGTAAGGGAAATTTCTGTTCAACATTAGAAGAGGGAATAAGTGAAGCAAAACAAATTTTAACAATACTTGAGCAAAATGGGATTTCGATTTCGAAGGTAACCGACAAACTACTGAATGAGGGCGTAACTCTTTTTGAAGAATCATTTGAGAATTTAATGGGGAATTTAAAAAGTAAAGCTGAGTCGATCCGTTCCTCCCGTACGTTTGCTTAA
- the xylB gene encoding xylulokinase, with protein MKYVIGIDLGTSSVKVLLINQHGEVWDEVSKTYPLIQKKSGYSEQNPEQWVIQTRSALSQLVQNFQGDVRNIEGISFAGQMDGLVLLDESYHVIRDAILWNDTRTSLQCTQICEIVGEERLLSITKKLPAEGFTLPQLLWVREHEPEQFARAKVFLLPKDYLRYRMVGAIHTDYSDASATLLLDIGRKQWSEEICRLFHLSMELCPPLVDSHTCVGTLSHEFASGTGLSEMTKVFAGGADNACGAVGAGILSEGKTLCSIGTSGVVVSYEANSETDYEGKVHYFNHAKENAYYTMGAVLSAGYSLSWFKNQFASEESFESLLQDLGRVPIGANGLLFTPYLVGERTPYACSIIRGSFIGIDATTSRADFVRAVIEGITYALNESIEILRSKGKRIDTVISIGGGTKNEEWLQMQADVFNATVVKLENEQGPALGAAMLAAYGCGWFDSLETCASVFIKYAKLYKPKPENVHKYHEVYKIYQTVYQQTKLINEQLKAFRK; from the coding sequence ATGAAGTATGTAATAGGCATTGATCTGGGAACGAGTTCTGTCAAGGTATTATTAATAAATCAGCACGGTGAGGTTTGGGATGAAGTTTCCAAGACGTATCCTTTGATTCAAAAAAAATCGGGTTACAGTGAGCAAAACCCCGAGCAATGGGTGATACAGACACGCTCCGCATTATCACAGTTGGTTCAGAATTTTCAAGGTGACGTTCGCAATATTGAAGGAATCAGCTTTGCCGGTCAAATGGATGGGCTTGTTTTGTTAGATGAGTCGTATCACGTAATTCGGGATGCTATCTTATGGAATGATACACGCACATCACTCCAATGCACACAAATTTGTGAAATTGTTGGTGAAGAACGGTTGCTGTCTATTACCAAAAAACTGCCTGCGGAAGGCTTCACATTACCCCAGCTTTTATGGGTTAGAGAGCATGAACCTGAGCAGTTTGCCCGAGCTAAAGTATTTTTGCTTCCTAAAGATTATTTACGGTATCGAATGGTAGGAGCGATCCATACCGATTATTCGGATGCTTCAGCTACTTTGCTTCTTGATATTGGCCGGAAACAATGGAGTGAAGAGATTTGCCGGTTGTTTCATTTGAGTATGGAGCTCTGTCCACCTCTTGTGGATTCCCACACCTGTGTTGGGACACTCTCACATGAATTTGCTTCCGGTACCGGCCTCTCAGAGATGACGAAAGTATTTGCCGGCGGGGCTGATAATGCTTGCGGAGCTGTTGGAGCGGGAATCCTGAGTGAAGGCAAAACCCTTTGCAGTATTGGGACTTCGGGAGTTGTCGTTTCTTATGAGGCGAACAGTGAAACAGACTATGAAGGTAAGGTGCATTATTTTAATCACGCCAAAGAAAACGCTTACTACACGATGGGAGCGGTATTGTCAGCGGGATACAGTCTAAGCTGGTTTAAAAATCAATTTGCTTCGGAAGAGAGCTTTGAATCATTGCTACAAGATCTCGGGCGTGTTCCTATCGGGGCTAATGGATTGTTATTCACTCCCTATCTTGTTGGCGAGAGAACACCTTATGCTTGTTCGATCATTAGGGGAAGTTTTATTGGTATTGATGCGACGACAAGCAGAGCCGATTTTGTAAGAGCGGTCATTGAAGGGATTACGTATGCCTTGAACGAATCGATTGAAATCTTAAGAAGTAAAGGGAAAAGAATCGATACCGTAATCTCGATCGGAGGTGGCACAAAAAACGAAGAGTGGCTGCAGATGCAGGCAGATGTCTTTAATGCCACTGTAGTCAAACTGGAGAACGAGCAAGGTCCAGCTTTGGGAGCAGCGATGCTGGCTGCATACGGCTGTGGCTGGTTCGACTCTTTAGAGACCTGTGCGAGCGTATTTATTAAATACGCCAAATTGTACAAACCGAAACCGGAAAATGTGCATAAGTATCATGAGGTCTATAAAATATACCAAACCGTTTACCAGCAAACGAAATTGATTAATGAACAGTTAAAAGCATTTCGAAAGTGA
- a CDS encoding SDR family NAD(P)-dependent oxidoreductase has product MDNTKQKTVLIIGGAAGIGKEIALDFVQAGHKVAIADINEAAMSQVVSEHKLEDKLFTFQVDVSSWESVQRMAEKVKEALGNIQILVYSAGITKRIEFSELDWSLWKKTIAINLHGLFYSIKAISPYMIEQKMGSIIIIGSGSAITGSGGGVQYSSSKGGAFGLMRSLVTELGRNNITINVIAPRVIESQMLDVLYPTEQSRESLKKEIPIGRFGKPSDISSLVEYLSTDEAKYIHGQILVLDGGRTYKGKMKQG; this is encoded by the coding sequence TTGGATAATACGAAACAGAAAACGGTTCTTATCATTGGTGGAGCTGCCGGGATTGGGAAAGAGATCGCATTGGATTTCGTCCAAGCTGGTCATAAAGTCGCGATTGCTGATATCAATGAAGCAGCGATGTCTCAAGTCGTTTCAGAACATAAGCTTGAAGACAAACTATTTACGTTTCAAGTTGATGTGAGTTCATGGGAAAGCGTGCAAAGAATGGCTGAAAAAGTCAAGGAAGCATTAGGAAATATTCAAATCCTAGTGTATTCTGCAGGAATTACGAAAAGAATAGAATTTAGCGAGTTGGATTGGTCATTATGGAAGAAAACAATAGCAATTAATTTACATGGGCTTTTTTATTCTATTAAAGCTATATCTCCCTATATGATCGAACAGAAAATGGGAAGTATCATTATTATTGGATCCGGGTCTGCGATTACAGGTTCTGGCGGGGGTGTCCAGTATTCTTCCTCCAAAGGTGGAGCTTTTGGTTTGATGAGGTCGCTTGTTACGGAATTGGGACGCAATAATATTACAATTAATGTAATCGCGCCGCGGGTGATAGAATCCCAAATGCTCGATGTTCTCTACCCTACGGAACAATCAAGAGAATCATTGAAGAAGGAGATTCCAATTGGCAGGTTTGGTAAACCTTCTGATATTTCCAGTTTGGTGGAATATTTGAGTACTGACGAAGCGAAGTATATTCATGGGCAAATACTGGTATTAGACGGTGGAAGAACGTATAAAGGGAAAATGAAACAGGGCTAG
- a CDS encoding SDR family NAD(P)-dependent oxidoreductase produces MVTFDLQDKVALITGSTNFWGEGIGLSLARAGAEVWLHHFEGNEAAERLCQTIQSAGGQAHLISGDLTKPEEVTRVINFIIQHSGSIDILINNAEEHDFKSLKELEPDAWVAMFDMNLDVPFLCCKEVFPHMVRAGKGYVVNITSAAAVTGEMGPHFAASKSALNSMTRALSREYKPKGIRIISLAPSVVQLELERGQWKEKQKMVKNAVANMVLVACSPYGEHISCEPIMLDGGESIG; encoded by the coding sequence ATGGTTACATTCGATTTACAAGATAAAGTTGCACTTATAACGGGAAGCACCAACTTTTGGGGAGAAGGGATCGGATTGTCGCTTGCACGTGCGGGCGCTGAGGTATGGCTGCATCATTTTGAAGGGAATGAGGCGGCGGAAAGGCTTTGCCAAACGATTCAATCTGCCGGAGGGCAGGCACATTTGATTTCGGGAGATTTGACCAAGCCTGAGGAAGTTACAAGAGTCATAAATTTTATTATACAGCACAGCGGCAGTATCGATATTCTCATTAATAATGCTGAGGAACATGATTTCAAATCATTAAAAGAGTTGGAACCCGATGCGTGGGTGGCGATGTTTGATATGAATTTGGACGTACCTTTCCTATGTTGTAAAGAAGTGTTTCCACATATGGTTCGCGCAGGTAAAGGGTATGTTGTCAACATCACTTCTGCTGCTGCAGTAACTGGAGAGATGGGCCCACACTTTGCAGCTTCGAAGAGTGCATTAAATTCAATGACTCGAGCATTATCAAGAGAATATAAGCCAAAAGGGATTCGAATCATCTCTCTTGCACCATCAGTTGTTCAATTGGAGCTTGAGAGAGGCCAATGGAAAGAGAAACAAAAGATGGTTAAAAATGCTGTTGCGAATATGGTCTTGGTAGCATGCTCTCCGTATGGTGAGCACATTAGCTGTGAACCAATTATGTTGGACGGAGGAGAGAGCATTGGATAA